The following proteins come from a genomic window of Trifolium pratense cultivar HEN17-A07 linkage group LG4, ARS_RC_1.1, whole genome shotgun sequence:
- the LOC123924076 gene encoding nijmegen breakage syndrome 1 protein-like: MVWGLLPVDSLSGEDNYYIFKTGTYKVGRKGCDVIITKDKGVSRVHAEIVVNTMKMLNPRHLSTSVQIRDCSKYGTFVSKNVGLKKKVHEQPNKEAALQDGDLVSFGTGSATYKFCYVPLILFNCSSNQVDRSLEQKISSIGASIAHTLNEECTHVLVDQLMPLKKDLVEAVVAKKYCVLKTWLEFFAEKNISNEIPSCHSHIPTVSVEGASIKVADPKARENCLKGYTFVLESVHLYKFGDQLKSLLEVAGAKTISFQEFSSNSQGSDYGDDNRMVCVIPGGAACKPDIFNKLLSSLLKVNEMDITNAALSGDLDLSILKSPCVVISSSCSTDETIVADSDTEVETATSPYANEANEALCDGTNVKYVKSEELNDDSGTSDKRENERMEAPLNDVSTSLHKRKNDRMEASLDDVSTSLYVTKRAKTEMSLDVSVRSDTHATSFKDGTVSVKVKKDEVDNYASGNSDIVYSENLIVRDTNILANRSSALNNRVPNFKRFRKPQTQSGNSFNNLVPFAKYPYKDSDYGNEERAEYVKEEKRRKQREAVADDLFINNQKGKKKGTAGSLHGILTR; this comes from the exons ATGGTGTGGGGTCTTCTCCCCGTTGATTCTCTTTCCG GTGAAGATAATTACTACATTTTCAAAACTGGAACTTACAAAGTTGGTCGAAAAG GTTGCGATGTGATCATCACTAAAGATAAAGGGGTTTCTCGGGTCCATGCAGAAATAGTTGTTAATACAATGAAGATGTTAAATCCTCGTCATTTGTCTACCAGTGTACAGATAAGAGATTGCTCGAAGTATGGGACATTTGTGAGCAAGAATGTTGGGCTCAAGAAAAAAGTTCATGAGCAACCAAACAAAGAAGCAGCATTACAGGATGGCGACCTAGTTTCTTTTGGCACTGGTAGTGCTACCTACAA GTTTTGCTACGTCCCCCTCATTCTTTTCAACTGTTCCTCAAATCAAGTGGATCGATCTCTTGAACAGAAAATTTCATCAATTG GTGCTAGTATTGCTCATACCTTGAATGAAGAGTGCACACACGTGCTGGTAGATCAACTCATGCCCTTAAAGAAGGATCTTGTTGAAGCAGTTGTGGCgaaaaaatattgtgttctCAAAACTTGGCTTGAG TTTTTTGCAGAAAAGAACATTAGCAATGAAATTCCTAGCTGTCATTC ACATATTCCGACAGTGTCAGTGGAAGGAGCTTCTATCAAAGTTGCTGACCCTAAAGCTCGCGAAAACTGTTTGAAAGGATACACTTTTGTATTGGAATCTGTGCATTTG TATAAGTTTGGGGATCAGCTAAAGTCTTTACTGGAAGTAGCTGGTGCTAAAACTATTTCATTTCAAGAATTCTCTTCAAATAGCCAA GGTTCAGATTATGGAGATGATAATCGTATGGTTTGTGTCATCCCAGGAGGAGCCGCATGCAAACCTGATATCTTCAATAAATTACTAAGTTCCTTGCTAAAAGTCAATGAGATGGATATAACAAATGCTGCTCTTAGTGGAGATCTAGATCTGTCAATTTTAAAATCACCATGCG TGGTTATTTCATCGTCATGCTCTACAGACGAGACAATTGTAGCAGATTCGGATACTGAAGTTGAAACAGCCACATCACCCTACGCAAACGAGGCAAACGAGGCATTATGTGATGGCACTAATGTAAAGTATGTAAAATCGGAAgaattgaatgatgattctggAACTTCAGACaagagagaaaatgagagaatgGAGGCACCCTTAAATGATGTATCGACCAGTTTGCATAAGAGGAAAAATGATAGAATGGAGGCATCCTTAGATGATGTTTCTACCAGTTTGTATGTAACAAAACGTGCAAAAACAGAAATGTCCCTGGATGTTTCTGTCCGATCTGATACACATGCTACCAGCTTCAAGGATGGTACTGTCagtgtcaaagtgaagaaagaCGAGGTTGATAATTATGCAAGTGGAAATTCAGATATTGTTTACAGCGAAAATTTAATTGTTCGAGATACAAACATACTTGCCAACAGAAGTTCTGCACTAAACAACAGAGTTCCAAATTTCAAACGCTTTCGAAAG CCACAAACTCAATCTGGAAATAGTTTCAACAACCTTGTTCCATTTGCAAAATATCCATACAA GGATTCTGACTATGGAAATGAGGAGAGAGCTGAGTACGTGAAGGAGGAGAAAAGACGAAAACAAAGAGAAGCTGTGGCTGATGATCTATTTATTAATAATCAGAAG GGAAAAAAGAAAGGCACGGCTGGTTCTCTTCACGGCATTCTTACTAGATGA